A stretch of Imperialibacter roseus DNA encodes these proteins:
- a CDS encoding LutC/YkgG family protein, protein MSSREKILSNIRKLELEPKPLPEIPAFEISKDLEATFTSSLEANHVTVISCSSEEEVKAAVDAQTKTYQQVVTTLPDIYSAGIDLATVKKPSDLRHVDAGIIAGAFGTAENGAIWVPEELAGIRALPFIVVHLIVVIDRKTLVGNMHQAYKKIEEIPGFGVFIAGPSKTADIEQSLVIGAHGPKKMTVIIY, encoded by the coding sequence ATGAGCAGCAGAGAAAAGATATTGAGCAACATCCGCAAGCTGGAACTTGAGCCAAAGCCACTGCCTGAAATTCCAGCATTTGAGATCAGTAAAGACCTTGAGGCTACTTTTACCTCTTCACTGGAAGCCAACCACGTAACTGTTATTTCATGTAGCAGTGAAGAAGAGGTCAAAGCCGCAGTTGATGCACAGACCAAGACCTACCAACAGGTGGTTACCACACTGCCTGACATTTACTCTGCTGGAATAGATTTAGCCACAGTCAAAAAGCCCTCGGACTTGCGACACGTAGACGCTGGCATCATTGCCGGAGCATTCGGCACAGCAGAAAACGGAGCCATTTGGGTGCCGGAAGAACTGGCAGGGATAAGAGCCTTGCCATTTATTGTGGTGCATTTAATTGTGGTAATCGACCGCAAAACGTTGGTAGGCAATATGCACCAGGCCTACAAAAAAATTGAAGAAATTCCTGGCTTTGGCGTCTTCATCGCTGGCCCTTCTAAAACGGCTGATATCGAGCAGTCGCTGGTGATAGGAGCCCACGGGCCGAAGAAGATGACGGTGATTATTTACTGA
- a CDS encoding lactate utilization protein B, whose protein sequence is MSHSSNTETFLKDNKKVDWHNETLWWVRSKRDVSSKQIPEWEQLRELASGIKDSVLSNLASYLEEFEENAVANGINVHWAADAKEHNEIVTSILQKHKAQKLVKSKSILTEECHLNEHLEAHGFEVVDTDLGERIIQFVRQPPSHIVMPAIHLKKEDISEIFHEHLQTEKGNNDPQYLTEAARQHLRNKFMEADVALTGVNFGIAETGGFVVCTNEGNADMGVHLAPVHIACMGIEKLIPKLEHLGVYTRLLARSATGQPITNYTSHFHRPRPGQEMHIILVDNGRTEQLSREKFRNSLKCIRCGACMNTCPIYRRSGGYSYDATVPGPIGSILSPGVDLKKHQSLPFASTLCGSCSDVCPVKINIHEQLYEWRQVVADEKLDGAGKRISMTFAAKVLSSPSLYNMMGRLARKSLALLPKSLINNPLNAWGKQRDLPAPPKASFKEWYAKNRKS, encoded by the coding sequence ATGAGCCATAGTAGCAACACCGAAACTTTCCTCAAAGACAATAAAAAAGTCGATTGGCACAACGAAACGCTTTGGTGGGTGCGGAGCAAGCGTGATGTATCGAGCAAGCAGATACCGGAATGGGAGCAGCTACGGGAACTTGCGTCCGGCATCAAAGACAGCGTACTTTCCAACCTCGCCAGCTACCTGGAGGAGTTCGAGGAAAATGCCGTAGCCAATGGCATCAACGTGCATTGGGCTGCCGATGCCAAGGAGCACAACGAAATTGTCACCTCCATTCTTCAAAAACACAAAGCCCAAAAGCTGGTAAAAAGCAAATCGATACTCACAGAAGAGTGTCACCTCAACGAGCACCTGGAAGCGCATGGGTTTGAGGTGGTCGACACCGACCTTGGGGAGCGCATCATCCAGTTTGTGCGGCAGCCTCCCAGCCATATCGTGATGCCTGCCATCCACTTAAAAAAAGAAGACATCTCCGAAATATTCCACGAGCACCTACAGACAGAAAAAGGTAACAACGATCCACAATACCTGACGGAAGCCGCCCGGCAGCACCTCCGCAATAAGTTCATGGAGGCCGATGTTGCCCTGACAGGGGTGAATTTCGGCATTGCAGAAACCGGCGGTTTTGTCGTGTGCACCAACGAAGGCAATGCCGACATGGGCGTGCACCTGGCACCTGTTCACATTGCCTGCATGGGCATCGAAAAGCTGATTCCGAAGCTGGAGCATCTCGGAGTTTATACCCGACTGCTGGCACGCAGCGCTACGGGCCAACCCATCACCAACTACACCAGCCACTTCCACCGGCCACGACCAGGCCAGGAAATGCACATCATTCTGGTAGACAATGGCCGCACGGAGCAGCTCAGCAGGGAGAAGTTCCGCAACAGCTTGAAGTGCATACGCTGCGGCGCCTGCATGAATACCTGCCCGATCTACCGCCGCAGTGGTGGCTACAGTTACGACGCAACAGTGCCCGGCCCTATCGGCTCCATCTTATCGCCGGGAGTGGATTTAAAGAAGCACCAATCGTTGCCCTTTGCGTCTACTCTATGTGGCTCCTGCAGCGACGTGTGCCCAGTGAAGATCAATATCCATGAGCAGCTCTATGAGTGGCGCCAAGTCGTTGCCGATGAAAAACTGGACGGAGCCGGGAAAAGAATTTCGATGACATTCGCTGCCAAAGTGCTCTCTTCGCCATCGCTCTACAACATGATGGGAAGGCTGGCCAGGAAGTCGCTGGCGCTACTGCCAAAGTCTCTAATCAACAACCCGCTCAATGCGTGGGGCAAGCAGCGAGATTTGCCGGCACCACCCAAGGCCAGCTTCAAAGAGTGGTACGCCAAAAACCGGAAATCATGA